The nucleotide sequence TTCCGGTTTTGGAGTACGCGTCTAGCAGTCTCCGGACAATTTTCCAATTTTCCCCGCTCGCTCCTGGGTCAAGGACTAGCATGCTACATGTCTTCATTTTGTTCATCATGGCGATGAGGTCACTTCCGTCTGTGTACGTGAATGCTAGTCCAACCGCTTTTATTCCAGCCAACATGCAACCAAAGGTTATGTACAACCATTCCGGACATGGACGAATGTTTATGCCAACAATTTCATCGCGTTTTATGCCTAAAAATAAAGGAAAGAAAATACGTGTATGGACATGGTCATTAGCAATTTAGAGTGTTAGACGTGAAACTGGAACCGTGTGCCATTGCTATGCTTCAAAACTAATACGACTGATATTTTCACCGACACCAAAGTATGTATACCCTCACTAAGGCAGATAGCCAAGTATATCCCGGTGGCGTTGTGagcacacaaaataaaaacacgaAATTATAAATACCAAGATTGATCAGCGCCTTCGCAAAGGCGCACGAGTTTTCATACAGCTCCAACCACGTGACCGTTTCCCTGTCCGCTTCTACTGTGGCGCCAAAGATGACCGCATGCTTGTTACCTTGTACCTCAGCAAAAT is from Mya arenaria isolate MELC-2E11 chromosome 9, ASM2691426v1 and encodes:
- the LOC128245864 gene encoding uncharacterized protein LOC128245864, yielding MGSTEKYTESYRRVECEEEDLGLRTVGDCMKYFAEVQGNKHAVIFGATVEADRETVTWLELYENSCAFAKALINLGIKRDEIVGINIRPCPEWLYITFGCMLAGIKAVGLAFTYTDGSDLIAMMNKMKTCSMLVLDPGASGENWKIVRRLLDAYSKTGRATSSKMSSVRFLLGHRFPTYESKVRSLQEVMANAPTDIEIPKYVSPDDISFLFQTSGSTGYQSLLPTLTLQCSASDARREVTG